A region from the Oncorhynchus clarkii lewisi isolate Uvic-CL-2024 chromosome 8, UVic_Ocla_1.0, whole genome shotgun sequence genome encodes:
- the LOC139415030 gene encoding sorting nexin-14-like isoform X1, translated as MECIRVYLESLKQGLQIDVLREVGRQYPVFCFLLVFMLSLTILLNRYLHILMVFWSFLAGVITFYCSLGPESLLPNILYTIKPKNKQEQQELFPLGHSCAVCGKVKCKRHRPTLLLENYQPWLDLKVYSKVDASMSEVLELVLENFVYPWYRNITDDEACVDELRMTFRFFASVLVRRAQKVDVPSVISGKMMKAAMKHVEIIAKAKQKVKNTEGLQQAALVEYGPDLHFALHSRKDELRYLRKVTKMLFAYLMPPKATDCRSLAVLMQEILVGSVFLPIMDFMADPDTVNHMVLIFVDDTPSEPAMEPPSSLVPFLQKYADPRTKKTSVLKLELKEIREQQDLLFRFMNFLKQEGAVHVLQFLLTVEEFNDKILCPELSEAELQRLHGEVQHVYETYCLEESIDKISFDRFIVEEIRNIAEGPYEGVVKLQTMRCLFEAYEHVLSLLENVFTPMFCHSDGYFRYLLMGAVSPKRDSRMNRNSLSVDDMRIVSKRGETFGISRIGSKIKGVFKSTTMEGAMLPYSMVDAEDEAVEEATMVMEDDSPVEAASTPGVLRNLSAWSITIPYIDFYEDEVKKERVPVFCIDVERNDMKEVGHETEAWSIFRRYMEFYVLENKLTEFHGSFADAQLPSKRIIGPKNYEFLSSKREEFEEYLQRLLQHPELSNSQLLADFLSPHSMETQFMDKMMPDVNLGKIFRSVPGKIIKEKGQNLEPFIQSFFNSCESPKVKSSRPELTTLSSTAEYNKLSNDLYKNNTNLFETLETHNRNYFMEMISVEGMYDYMMFMGRVVFHMPDWLHHILSGGRILLKNTFEAYMDSYIQHKLEMILQEHSVVSLVTMLRDAVFCENSEERTTGDKQRRAKKAFEEMMNYLPDFMEKCIGQEAKYEGIRLLFDGFQQPLLNKQMTYVLMDIAVEELFPELGKKGQGEPSADSNQ; from the exons ATGGAATGTATTCGAGTTTATCTGGAGAGCCTGAAGCAAGGACTGCAAATTGATGTCTTGAGGGAAGTTGGACGTCAATATCCTGTCTTTTGCTTTCTTCTGGTTTTCATGCTGTCATTAACTATACTTCTTAATAG GTATCTTCACATTCTGATGGTGTTTTGGTCCTTCCTGGCTGGAGTGATTACGTTCTATTGCTCCCTCGGTCCAGAATCACTCCTGCCCAACATCCTGTACACCATAAAGCCCAAGAACAAA CAAGAGCAACAGGAGCTGTTTCCATTGGGACACAGCTGTGCAGTGTGTGGGAAAGTAAAGTGCAAACGTCACAG GCCAACATTACTCCTAGAAAACTATCAGCCATGGTTGGACTTGAAAGTCTACTCTAAAGTGGATGCTTCCATGTCTGAG GTGCTCGAGTTGGTTCTAGAGAATTTTGTATATCCCTGGTACCG GAACATCACAGATGATGAGGCATGTGTAGATGAACTGAGAATGACCTTTCGGTTCTTTGCATCTGTGTTAGTTCGACGCGCTCAGAAG GTTGATGTCCCCTCAGTTATTTCTGGCAAAATGATGAAAGCAGCCATGAAGCACGTTGAAATAATTGCAAAGGCCAAACAAAAAG tgaagAACACTGAGGGATTGCAGCAGGCTGCTCTGGTTGAGTATGGCCCTGACTTACATTTTGCCCTGCATAGTCGCAAAGATGAGCTGCGTTATCTCAGGAAGGTGACAAAGATGCTATTTGCCTATCTCATGCCTCCCAAAGCCACTGACTGCAG ATCTCTAGCTGTGCTGATGCAAGAGATCCTGGTAGGCTCTGTGTTCCTCCCCATCATGGACTTCATGGCTGATCCT GATACTGTGAACCACATGGTGCTAATATTCGTTGATGACACTCCA TCTGAGCCGGCCATGGAGCCACCATCTAGCCTGGTTCCATTCCTGCAGAAATACGCTGACCCTCGTACCAAGAAGACATCT GTGCTGAAGCTGGAGCTGAAGGAGATTCGGGAGCAGCAGGACCTTCTGTTCCGCTTCATGAACTTCCTAAAGCAGGAGGGAGCCGTGCACGTGCTCCAGTTCTTACTCACCGTGG AGGAGTTCAATGATAAGATCCTGTGTCCAGAGCTGAGTGAAGCTGAGCTGCAGCGTCTGCATGGTGAGGTGCAGCATGTCTACGAGACCTACTGCTTGGAGGAGAGTATCGACAAGATCAGTTTTGACCGCTTCATCGTTGAGGAAATACGAAACA TTGCAGAGGGGCCGTACGAGGGAGTGGTGAAGCTGCAGACTATGCGCTGCCTGTTTGAGGCCTACGAGCATGTCCTGTCCCTGCTGGAGAATGTCTTCACCCCCATGTTCTGCCACAGCGATGGG TATTTCAGATACCTGCTGATGGGGGCAGTCTCTCCAAAAAGGGACTCCAGAATGAACAG GAATAGTCTGAGTGTGGATGATATGAG GATCGTCTCAAAACGAGGGGAGACGTTTGGGATCAGCCGGATCGGCAGCAAAATCAAAGGCGTCTTCAAGAGCACCACCATGGAGGGGGCGATGCTACCGTACTCCATGGTCGACGCTGAAGATGAAGCG GTTGAGGAAGCGACtatggtgatggaggatgactCCCCTGTGGAGGCAGCTAGTACTCCAGGAGTCCTGAGGAACTTGTCAGCCTGGAGCATCACCATCCCCTATATTGACTTCTACGAAGACGAGGTGAAGAAGGAGAGGGTCCCCGTGTTCTGCATCGACGTGGAACGCAATGACATGAAGGAAG TGGGACATGAAACAGAGGCCTGGTCCATCTTCAGACGATACATGGAATTCTACGTTCTAGAAAATAAACTCACAGAGTTCCACG GCTCATTTGCAGATGCACAGCTCCCTTCGAAAAGAATTATAGGACCAAAAAACTATGAGTTCCTATCATCAAAGAGGGAAGAATTTGAGGAGTATTTGCAG AGACTGCTGCAGCACCCAGAGTTGAGTAACAGTCAGCTGTTGGCAGACTTCCTGTCACCTCACAGCATGGAGACTCAGTTCATGGACAAGATGATGCCTGATGTAAACCTGG GTAAAATATTCAGGTCTGTCCCTGGAAAAATTATAAAAGAG AAAGGACAGAACCTAGAGCCTTTCATCCAGTCCTTCTTCAACTCTTGTGAATCTCCCAAAGTCAAATCCAGCAGGCCTGAGCTGACCACCCTCAGCTCTACTGCTGAGTACAACAAG CTCTCCAATGACCTCTACAAAAACAATACTAATCTGTTTGAGACCCTGGAGACACATAACCGGAACTACTTTATGGAGATGATCTCGGTAGAAGGGATGTATGACTACATGATGTTTATGG GTCGAGTCGTGTTCCACATGCCAGACTGGTTGCATCACATCCTGTCAGGGGGGCGGATCTTGCTCAAGAACACATTCGAGGCCTACATGGATAGCTACATTCAACACAAACTAGAGATGATCTTGCAGGAGCACAGTGTGGTGTCTCTCGTCACCATGCTCagag ATGCTGTGTTCTGCGAGAACAGTGAGGAACGCACCACAGGAGACAAGCAGAGAAGAGCCAAGAAGGCATTTGAAGAGATGATGAATTATCTGCCAG ACTTTATGGAAAAGTGCATTGGACAGGAGGCCAAGTACGAGGGCATTCGACTTCTCTTTGACGGCTTCCAGCAGCCACTTCTCAACAAGCAG ATGACGTACGTTCTGATGGATATTGCTGTCGAAGAACTGTTTCCAGAACTCGGCAAG AAGGGACAAGGGGAGCCGTCGGCAGACAGTAACCAGTGA
- the LOC139415030 gene encoding sorting nexin-14-like isoform X2: MECIRVYLESLKQGLQIDVLREVGRQYPVFCFLLVFMLSLTILLNRYLHILMVFWSFLAGVITFYCSLGPESLLPNILYTIKPKNKQEQQELFPLGHSCAVCGKVKCKRHRPTLLLENYQPWLDLKVYSKVDASMSEVLELVLENFVYPWYRNITDDEACVDELRMTFRFFASVLVRRAQKVDVPSVISGKMMKAAMKHVEIIAKAKQKVKNTEGLQQAALVEYGPDLHFALHSRKDELRYLRKVTKMLFAYLMPPKATDCRSLAVLMQEILVGSVFLPIMDFMADPDTVNHMVLIFVDDTPSEPAMEPPSSLVPFLQKYADPRTKKTSVLKLELKEIREQQDLLFRFMNFLKQEGAVHVLQFLLTVEEFNDKILCPELSEAELQRLHGEVQHVYETYCLEESIDKISFDRFIVEEIRNIAEGPYEGVVKLQTMRCLFEAYEHVLSLLENVFTPMFCHSDGYFRYLLMGAVSPKRDSRMNRIVSKRGETFGISRIGSKIKGVFKSTTMEGAMLPYSMVDAEDEAVEEATMVMEDDSPVEAASTPGVLRNLSAWSITIPYIDFYEDEVKKERVPVFCIDVERNDMKEVGHETEAWSIFRRYMEFYVLENKLTEFHGSFADAQLPSKRIIGPKNYEFLSSKREEFEEYLQRLLQHPELSNSQLLADFLSPHSMETQFMDKMMPDVNLGKIFRSVPGKIIKEKGQNLEPFIQSFFNSCESPKVKSSRPELTTLSSTAEYNKLSNDLYKNNTNLFETLETHNRNYFMEMISVEGMYDYMMFMGRVVFHMPDWLHHILSGGRILLKNTFEAYMDSYIQHKLEMILQEHSVVSLVTMLRDAVFCENSEERTTGDKQRRAKKAFEEMMNYLPDFMEKCIGQEAKYEGIRLLFDGFQQPLLNKQMTYVLMDIAVEELFPELGKKGQGEPSADSNQ; encoded by the exons ATGGAATGTATTCGAGTTTATCTGGAGAGCCTGAAGCAAGGACTGCAAATTGATGTCTTGAGGGAAGTTGGACGTCAATATCCTGTCTTTTGCTTTCTTCTGGTTTTCATGCTGTCATTAACTATACTTCTTAATAG GTATCTTCACATTCTGATGGTGTTTTGGTCCTTCCTGGCTGGAGTGATTACGTTCTATTGCTCCCTCGGTCCAGAATCACTCCTGCCCAACATCCTGTACACCATAAAGCCCAAGAACAAA CAAGAGCAACAGGAGCTGTTTCCATTGGGACACAGCTGTGCAGTGTGTGGGAAAGTAAAGTGCAAACGTCACAG GCCAACATTACTCCTAGAAAACTATCAGCCATGGTTGGACTTGAAAGTCTACTCTAAAGTGGATGCTTCCATGTCTGAG GTGCTCGAGTTGGTTCTAGAGAATTTTGTATATCCCTGGTACCG GAACATCACAGATGATGAGGCATGTGTAGATGAACTGAGAATGACCTTTCGGTTCTTTGCATCTGTGTTAGTTCGACGCGCTCAGAAG GTTGATGTCCCCTCAGTTATTTCTGGCAAAATGATGAAAGCAGCCATGAAGCACGTTGAAATAATTGCAAAGGCCAAACAAAAAG tgaagAACACTGAGGGATTGCAGCAGGCTGCTCTGGTTGAGTATGGCCCTGACTTACATTTTGCCCTGCATAGTCGCAAAGATGAGCTGCGTTATCTCAGGAAGGTGACAAAGATGCTATTTGCCTATCTCATGCCTCCCAAAGCCACTGACTGCAG ATCTCTAGCTGTGCTGATGCAAGAGATCCTGGTAGGCTCTGTGTTCCTCCCCATCATGGACTTCATGGCTGATCCT GATACTGTGAACCACATGGTGCTAATATTCGTTGATGACACTCCA TCTGAGCCGGCCATGGAGCCACCATCTAGCCTGGTTCCATTCCTGCAGAAATACGCTGACCCTCGTACCAAGAAGACATCT GTGCTGAAGCTGGAGCTGAAGGAGATTCGGGAGCAGCAGGACCTTCTGTTCCGCTTCATGAACTTCCTAAAGCAGGAGGGAGCCGTGCACGTGCTCCAGTTCTTACTCACCGTGG AGGAGTTCAATGATAAGATCCTGTGTCCAGAGCTGAGTGAAGCTGAGCTGCAGCGTCTGCATGGTGAGGTGCAGCATGTCTACGAGACCTACTGCTTGGAGGAGAGTATCGACAAGATCAGTTTTGACCGCTTCATCGTTGAGGAAATACGAAACA TTGCAGAGGGGCCGTACGAGGGAGTGGTGAAGCTGCAGACTATGCGCTGCCTGTTTGAGGCCTACGAGCATGTCCTGTCCCTGCTGGAGAATGTCTTCACCCCCATGTTCTGCCACAGCGATGGG TATTTCAGATACCTGCTGATGGGGGCAGTCTCTCCAAAAAGGGACTCCAGAATGAACAG GATCGTCTCAAAACGAGGGGAGACGTTTGGGATCAGCCGGATCGGCAGCAAAATCAAAGGCGTCTTCAAGAGCACCACCATGGAGGGGGCGATGCTACCGTACTCCATGGTCGACGCTGAAGATGAAGCG GTTGAGGAAGCGACtatggtgatggaggatgactCCCCTGTGGAGGCAGCTAGTACTCCAGGAGTCCTGAGGAACTTGTCAGCCTGGAGCATCACCATCCCCTATATTGACTTCTACGAAGACGAGGTGAAGAAGGAGAGGGTCCCCGTGTTCTGCATCGACGTGGAACGCAATGACATGAAGGAAG TGGGACATGAAACAGAGGCCTGGTCCATCTTCAGACGATACATGGAATTCTACGTTCTAGAAAATAAACTCACAGAGTTCCACG GCTCATTTGCAGATGCACAGCTCCCTTCGAAAAGAATTATAGGACCAAAAAACTATGAGTTCCTATCATCAAAGAGGGAAGAATTTGAGGAGTATTTGCAG AGACTGCTGCAGCACCCAGAGTTGAGTAACAGTCAGCTGTTGGCAGACTTCCTGTCACCTCACAGCATGGAGACTCAGTTCATGGACAAGATGATGCCTGATGTAAACCTGG GTAAAATATTCAGGTCTGTCCCTGGAAAAATTATAAAAGAG AAAGGACAGAACCTAGAGCCTTTCATCCAGTCCTTCTTCAACTCTTGTGAATCTCCCAAAGTCAAATCCAGCAGGCCTGAGCTGACCACCCTCAGCTCTACTGCTGAGTACAACAAG CTCTCCAATGACCTCTACAAAAACAATACTAATCTGTTTGAGACCCTGGAGACACATAACCGGAACTACTTTATGGAGATGATCTCGGTAGAAGGGATGTATGACTACATGATGTTTATGG GTCGAGTCGTGTTCCACATGCCAGACTGGTTGCATCACATCCTGTCAGGGGGGCGGATCTTGCTCAAGAACACATTCGAGGCCTACATGGATAGCTACATTCAACACAAACTAGAGATGATCTTGCAGGAGCACAGTGTGGTGTCTCTCGTCACCATGCTCagag ATGCTGTGTTCTGCGAGAACAGTGAGGAACGCACCACAGGAGACAAGCAGAGAAGAGCCAAGAAGGCATTTGAAGAGATGATGAATTATCTGCCAG ACTTTATGGAAAAGTGCATTGGACAGGAGGCCAAGTACGAGGGCATTCGACTTCTCTTTGACGGCTTCCAGCAGCCACTTCTCAACAAGCAG ATGACGTACGTTCTGATGGATATTGCTGTCGAAGAACTGTTTCCAGAACTCGGCAAG AAGGGACAAGGGGAGCCGTCGGCAGACAGTAACCAGTGA